In a single window of the uncultured Dysgonomonas sp. genome:
- a CDS encoding RNA polymerase sigma-70 factor, which translates to MYNQSEKDILFELQKGSHKAFEEMFHRYGGKLYNFVLKLASGDTYIAEEIVQSTFVKVWETHTSVNPEKSFVSYLCTIAKNRLMNQYEHQTIEYIYRNYILKNYPEANNHNQTERDINKNLLEEYIDKLIEKMPPVRKQVFILSWKKMLSNKEIAEKLEISESTVQTHMSKALSFMREHLAKHYDHILLILLTSSFVN; encoded by the coding sequence ATGTATAATCAATCTGAAAAAGATATTTTATTTGAGCTGCAAAAAGGTTCGCACAAAGCTTTTGAGGAAATGTTTCATAGATATGGTGGTAAACTATACAATTTTGTCTTGAAGCTAGCCTCCGGAGATACCTATATAGCGGAAGAAATCGTTCAAAGTACCTTTGTTAAAGTGTGGGAAACTCACACATCTGTGAATCCGGAAAAATCATTTGTCTCTTATCTGTGCACCATTGCAAAAAACAGATTGATGAACCAATATGAACACCAAACAATAGAATATATTTACAGAAATTATATTTTGAAGAACTATCCGGAAGCTAATAATCATAATCAGACTGAGCGGGATATAAATAAAAATTTATTAGAGGAATATATTGACAAGCTGATAGAGAAAATGCCTCCCGTAAGAAAACAAGTTTTTATATTAAGCTGGAAGAAGATGCTCTCAAACAAAGAGATTGCTGAAAAACTCGAGATATCGGAAAGCACAGTACAGACTCACATGTCGAAAGCTCTTTCATTTATGAGAGAACATCTGGCAAAACATTACGATCACATATTATTGATTTTATTAACCTCCTCTTTTGTTAATTAA
- a CDS encoding RagB/SusD family nutrient uptake outer membrane protein — translation MKRITIISIICLALASCDLLDIDQNTKVTTGTAWSTENSAKANVTGMYYRMRSAFSQGFIYWGEYRNGLWGPGRVIGSHEPFTTCYTSTLNASNDMANWADIYTTINQANLVITHLPDVTFASQSEKNEALAGAYYVRAFCYYWIARIWGDAPLELIPYESIESNQYSSRSSVADVFAQVEADISSARGLMPITATSKTTASYASVEMLTADYYLWKYKLRDGSANDLEVAATAVANVLGASGYDLESNFASVFTSDSNSEVIFKWPYIKDEYEGGYPYDYLYNSTNIPVEYHENPVPIYTSRQQWVNITVEYAEYLYSVPTDTRAATSYGYLETINKGWVNKFPGHMIESARVLDSDINAYRFADAIFFDAEIKLAQNDISGARNTLNRIAKRAYGVDNYYARLSSADDVKNAIVAERKKEFVGEGRLWWDFIRLGVIFDECSWLQGRENAKNILLWPVHNSSLNSNPNIKQTDGY, via the coding sequence ATGAAACGCATTACAATAATTTCAATCATCTGTTTGGCTCTTGCTTCCTGCGATCTGCTCGACATAGATCAGAATACGAAAGTCACAACGGGAACTGCATGGTCGACTGAAAATTCGGCTAAGGCGAATGTTACAGGCATGTATTATCGCATGCGGAGCGCTTTCAGCCAGGGATTTATCTATTGGGGCGAGTATCGCAATGGTCTCTGGGGCCCCGGACGGGTTATCGGTAGCCACGAGCCGTTTACCACCTGCTATACGAGTACGCTGAACGCCAGTAATGATATGGCTAACTGGGCGGATATTTATACTACTATCAATCAAGCTAATCTGGTAATAACCCATCTGCCTGATGTGACATTCGCATCACAATCCGAAAAGAACGAAGCATTGGCCGGAGCTTATTATGTACGGGCATTCTGCTACTACTGGATCGCACGCATATGGGGAGATGCCCCGCTTGAACTGATCCCTTACGAGTCGATAGAAAGCAACCAGTATTCGTCACGGTCATCGGTAGCCGATGTATTTGCACAAGTAGAAGCGGATATATCGAGTGCAAGAGGGCTGATGCCGATAACGGCTACTTCGAAAACAACAGCGTCCTATGCCTCAGTAGAAATGCTCACTGCCGATTATTACCTTTGGAAGTACAAATTACGTGATGGTTCGGCAAACGACCTTGAGGTAGCAGCGACAGCAGTAGCTAATGTTCTCGGGGCAAGTGGTTACGATCTGGAATCTAACTTTGCAAGTGTCTTCACCAGCGACAGTAATAGTGAGGTTATTTTCAAATGGCCATACATCAAGGATGAGTATGAAGGTGGTTACCCTTACGATTACCTTTACAATTCTACAAATATACCTGTCGAATATCATGAAAATCCGGTACCTATTTATACATCGCGTCAGCAATGGGTAAATATCACTGTAGAATATGCCGAATACCTTTATTCTGTTCCTACCGATACCAGAGCTGCTACAAGTTACGGCTATCTGGAAACCATAAATAAAGGTTGGGTGAATAAGTTCCCGGGACATATGATAGAATCTGCCCGCGTTCTCGACTCGGATATTAATGCATATCGCTTTGCCGATGCCATCTTCTTCGATGCCGAAATAAAGCTTGCACAAAACGATATCAGTGGAGCAAGAAATACTCTGAACAGGATTGCAAAAAGAGCCTACGGTGTTGATAACTATTATGCAAGGCTATCATCGGCAGATGATGTGAAGAATGCTATTGTGGCCGAACGAAAAAAAGAATTCGTTGGCGAAGGCCGCCTGTGGTGGGACTTTATACGTCTGGGTGTAATTTTCGACGAATGCTCTTGGCTGCAAGGACGCGAAAATGCCAAAAATATCCTGCTATGGCCTGTACATAATTCATCACTTAATTCAAATCCGAATATCAAACAGACAGACGGTTACTAA
- a CDS encoding TonB-dependent receptor: MEMTILLCPKRILHILLMLLISGSVFSQITVDIKKKPIKEALKEIESKSSFKFFYNNDLKGLDKVVSLKVSDDNIDSTLNQLFTDSEISYQKQDNNIILLVQKKDETTKKNQKEITGVIKDAIGDPLIGVSITEKGTTNGMMTDVDGKFSLTVSSGAVLQISYIGFKAQDIPVGNQTALIITLLEDEKMLDEVIVVGYGTSSKRMLTTAISKLDGKTLESKPINTVGDGLKGKVSGVRVFTTDNQPGAGPTFRIRGGSSINKSNSPLVLVDGVERDIVGLNPNDIESISALKDAASTAIYGAKASNGVIMITTKKGTSSAPTITFEASVAHQEKVQSFKTMNSADFISTMRKAVAEGKYPERNFANNYAASSGNTESSIYTTRYLGEGESIPSGYKSMVDPLDPTKTLIFQDNNFMDRYFKSAVWQNYHLNAIGGNDRVKYNFSLGYTDDAGIAIATGYKRFTVHGNTEFKITDNLSVEGAYDYSENVTEDLPDNKTTFLQRTFSIPNVQRVFWPDSDIPVHSINKTTIAPDWYAHYYSRQRTQKYTTVNATLTWRPFNDLKIVAKGTNSDRYSRYDGFIKETNYKDPRSATATFTSTTRRNVQLYANYLKTFAEKHNINLMAGTEYQKTFSDALSAAAEGGASDLIPTLAAQPTITSASSGKTRQALLSYFGRANYSFKDRYLVSATLRADGSSVFAKKNRWGYFPSASAAWIVSEEDFMKDFPVVNSLKLRSSLGQTGNNSIDLFDATGSYNVNNKYDGMAALYADVMGNENLKWETTTQFDVGIDVELVKNRISFSADYYNKVTDDLILSMTLPNTTGFNSVNVNTGKVRFYGFDFELHTRNIETKDFSWTTDFTYSYNKNKILRLPDNGLPKNRMNGRVIGGGYDYIGGYYEGGSLGELWGYKVKGILETEEQADNAYYDTRSLGFRSSDGKNITGRKAVGDYEWVNREGSTLRADGSVQIDDEDQFLLGNTIPHSTGGIGNTFTYKKFSLYIYLDYQIGSSVFNYQYGNFFKGTFAYNYNLHEDVKKSWTKPGDNTKFAKFFANDADDGNRNYGRTSDVMVQKADYLCIRDITLSYDLSAKFLQALRIKKLNVYLSGSNLHYFTKLVGIPPENAVSTTNSSSYSPYPTSRKISIGAKVTF; encoded by the coding sequence ATGGAAATGACGATTCTACTGTGCCCAAAGCGAATCTTGCACATTCTGCTTATGCTACTTATATCGGGTAGTGTATTTTCGCAAATTACGGTTGACATCAAAAAGAAGCCTATTAAAGAGGCCTTAAAAGAAATCGAGAGTAAAAGCTCCTTCAAATTCTTTTATAATAACGATTTGAAGGGGTTGGACAAAGTCGTTTCACTAAAAGTATCGGACGATAACATTGATTCTACACTCAATCAGTTATTCACCGACAGTGAAATAAGTTATCAGAAACAAGATAATAATATCATATTACTTGTTCAAAAAAAAGACGAGACTACAAAAAAAAACCAAAAAGAAATTACAGGAGTCATTAAAGATGCTATCGGCGACCCACTTATTGGAGTTAGCATTACCGAAAAAGGAACAACAAACGGAATGATGACGGATGTAGATGGGAAATTTTCTCTCACAGTATCATCCGGTGCAGTATTGCAGATATCCTATATTGGATTTAAAGCACAGGATATTCCTGTTGGCAACCAGACAGCTTTGATTATCACCCTGCTCGAAGACGAAAAGATGCTGGATGAAGTTATAGTAGTTGGTTATGGAACGTCCTCGAAACGAATGCTAACCACTGCTATCAGCAAACTTGACGGAAAAACGCTGGAGAGCAAACCTATCAATACTGTTGGTGACGGATTGAAAGGAAAAGTATCGGGTGTACGCGTCTTCACTACCGACAATCAGCCCGGAGCAGGCCCTACATTTCGTATTCGCGGAGGTTCTTCCATCAACAAAAGTAATTCTCCTCTTGTATTGGTCGATGGAGTAGAACGAGATATAGTGGGATTGAACCCCAACGATATCGAATCCATCTCTGCACTTAAAGATGCCGCTTCAACAGCTATTTACGGGGCCAAAGCATCGAACGGTGTTATTATGATAACCACAAAGAAAGGGACAAGCAGCGCACCTACTATTACCTTCGAAGCCAGTGTAGCTCATCAGGAGAAAGTACAGAGTTTCAAGACTATGAATTCTGCCGATTTTATATCTACTATGCGTAAAGCTGTGGCCGAAGGCAAATATCCGGAACGTAATTTTGCAAATAATTATGCGGCAAGCTCCGGCAATACCGAAAGCAGTATCTATACAACTCGCTATCTTGGCGAGGGTGAATCTATTCCTTCCGGATATAAATCGATGGTAGATCCGCTCGATCCGACCAAGACTCTGATATTTCAGGATAATAATTTTATGGATCGCTATTTTAAGTCGGCAGTATGGCAAAATTATCATTTGAATGCTATCGGCGGAAACGACCGGGTGAAATATAACTTTAGTCTGGGTTATACTGACGATGCGGGTATTGCTATTGCTACCGGATATAAGCGTTTTACGGTACATGGCAATACGGAGTTCAAGATAACCGACAACCTCTCGGTGGAAGGTGCGTACGATTATTCCGAAAATGTTACGGAAGATTTACCGGATAATAAAACTACTTTCCTACAACGTACTTTTTCCATACCGAATGTTCAGCGGGTATTCTGGCCCGATAGCGATATCCCCGTGCATAGTATCAACAAAACAACTATTGCACCCGATTGGTATGCACATTATTACAGCCGTCAGCGTACCCAGAAGTATACAACTGTAAATGCGACCCTCACATGGCGGCCGTTCAACGATTTGAAGATTGTAGCCAAAGGTACCAATTCTGATCGCTATTCCCGTTACGATGGTTTTATAAAAGAAACGAATTATAAAGACCCGCGTTCTGCGACTGCCACATTTACATCCACTACAAGGAGGAATGTGCAATTGTATGCCAACTACCTGAAAACATTTGCAGAAAAGCACAATATCAATCTGATGGCAGGTACGGAATATCAGAAAACTTTTTCCGATGCTCTGTCTGCTGCTGCCGAGGGTGGCGCATCCGATCTGATACCGACTCTGGCTGCCCAGCCGACAATAACTTCCGCTTCCAGTGGTAAGACCAGGCAGGCATTGTTAAGCTATTTTGGCCGTGCAAACTATTCTTTCAAAGATCGTTATCTGGTTTCAGCTACATTACGTGCCGATGGCTCTTCTGTCTTTGCAAAGAAAAACCGTTGGGGATATTTCCCTTCCGCATCGGCAGCATGGATAGTATCCGAAGAAGATTTCATGAAGGATTTTCCAGTTGTCAATAGTCTGAAACTACGCAGTAGTCTGGGGCAGACAGGAAACAACAGTATCGACCTGTTCGATGCCACAGGATCATACAATGTAAATAATAAGTATGACGGTATGGCGGCATTGTATGCAGATGTAATGGGTAATGAAAATCTGAAATGGGAAACTACTACACAGTTCGACGTGGGTATAGATGTAGAATTGGTGAAGAACAGGATTTCGTTCAGTGCCGACTATTATAACAAAGTTACCGACGACCTGATATTATCAATGACATTGCCTAATACAACCGGATTCAATTCTGTAAATGTCAACACCGGGAAAGTAAGGTTCTATGGCTTCGACTTCGAATTGCATACCCGCAATATTGAAACGAAAGATTTCTCATGGACTACCGATTTCACCTATTCCTACAATAAAAACAAAATACTCAGATTGCCGGACAATGGTTTACCAAAAAACCGGATGAATGGCCGGGTAATAGGTGGCGGATATGATTATATCGGCGGGTATTACGAAGGTGGTAGCTTAGGCGAATTGTGGGGCTACAAAGTAAAAGGAATACTTGAAACAGAAGAACAGGCCGACAATGCATATTACGATACCCGTTCCCTTGGCTTCCGCTCGTCGGACGGGAAAAATATTACCGGACGAAAAGCTGTCGGCGATTACGAATGGGTAAACAGGGAAGGCAGTACACTGCGTGCCGATGGAAGTGTCCAGATCGACGATGAAGACCAGTTCCTTTTGGGAAATACAATCCCGCACAGTACCGGAGGTATCGGAAATACATTCACCTATAAAAAATTCTCATTGTATATATACCTCGATTATCAGATAGGTAGTTCTGTATTCAACTATCAGTACGGAAACTTCTTCAAAGGGACATTTGCTTACAATTACAACCTTCACGAAGACGTGAAAAAATCATGGACCAAGCCGGGTGATAATACAAAGTTCGCCAAATTCTTTGCCAATGATGCAGATGATGGTAACCGCAACTACGGAAGGACAAGTGATGTGATGGTACAGAAAGCTGATTATCTCTGTATCCGTGATATAACTCTCTCGTATGATCTGTCTGCGAAGTTCTTGCAGGCATTGAGAATCAAAAAACTGAACGTGTATCTGTCAGGTAGCAACCTCCACTATTTTACCAAGCTGGTAGGTATTCCACCCGAAAATGCCGTAAGTACGACGAATAGTTCCAGTTATTCTCCATATCCTACTTCCCGTAAGATTTCTATAGGAGCAAAAGTTACCTTTTAG
- a CDS encoding FecR domain-containing protein: MDKKDCLDIFERYISGTASTEEIMRLKSFLENDINLNRWLENHITNASDVIDPNIKMKMLKNIQAQTNYNTIADIPVNKENKGLRFYMKRISNVAAILLPFVILVSAYLYFKPQQTESFEVVANKGEKASLTLPEGSAVTINSDSKITYYSDYNQKERILELDGEAYFEVNHNPEKPFVVNCKDIAITVLGTSFGIKAYKDEDNIQIVLSSGRIQLTTPKEEIEMTPNDRIIYNRKTQTTSFKKVNAEDYTDWRQNRLRFENESLETIMKTISRMHNIDIVFEEPQLKDQRFTGTIDNTSIESVLDAIKLTSSVGYKLKDGIVYLYKK, from the coding sequence ATGGATAAAAAAGATTGTCTGGACATATTTGAACGCTATATATCTGGAACAGCATCAACAGAAGAGATCATGCGATTAAAGTCATTTTTAGAAAATGACATAAATCTTAATCGTTGGTTGGAGAATCATATAACAAACGCATCTGATGTTATTGATCCAAATATAAAAATGAAGATGTTAAAGAATATACAGGCACAGACCAATTATAATACTATTGCGGATATTCCGGTAAATAAAGAAAATAAAGGACTTAGATTCTACATGAAGCGGATTTCCAATGTCGCAGCCATATTACTGCCTTTCGTTATTCTCGTAAGTGCATATTTATATTTTAAACCTCAACAAACCGAATCTTTTGAAGTCGTAGCAAATAAAGGAGAAAAAGCAAGCCTTACATTACCCGAGGGCAGTGCAGTGACTATAAATTCCGATTCCAAGATCACATATTATAGCGATTACAACCAAAAAGAAAGGATTCTTGAACTCGATGGTGAGGCTTACTTCGAAGTAAACCATAATCCGGAGAAACCTTTTGTGGTTAATTGTAAGGATATAGCAATAACGGTACTGGGAACAAGTTTCGGAATAAAAGCGTATAAAGATGAAGATAATATACAGATTGTCTTAAGTTCAGGAAGAATACAACTGACAACACCTAAAGAAGAAATAGAGATGACACCTAACGACCGCATAATATATAACAGGAAAACACAAACAACATCTTTCAAAAAAGTCAATGCCGAAGATTATACCGATTGGAGGCAAAACCGTCTCCGATTCGAAAATGAGTCATTGGAAACGATAATGAAAACAATCTCACGAATGCACAATATAGATATAGTATTCGAAGAGCCGCAGTTGAAAGACCAGCGATTTACAGGAACTATCGACAACACGAGTATAGAAAGTGTACTGGATGCAATAAAACTAACATCTTCAGTAGGTTATAAACTGAAAGACGGAATTGTTTATTTATACAAAAAATAG
- a CDS encoding helix-turn-helix transcriptional regulator produces the protein MLRNTQTGRLRERGEATPSVEVAAKLAQVLGVSLDYLVGNTDVLLDKVVSIQKLPEEDKKCIMYSIDGLIQHAKTRQAYKK, from the coding sequence TTGCTACGCAACACTCAGACGGGACGTCTGCGCGAGCGGGGGGAAGCGACTCCTTCGGTGGAAGTGGCGGCGAAGCTGGCGCAGGTGTTGGGGGTATCGCTGGATTACCTGGTAGGGAATACGGATGTATTGCTGGATAAGGTGGTATCTATACAGAAACTGCCGGAGGAGGATAAAAAGTGTATCATGTATTCGATTGATGGACTAATTCAGCATGCTAAAACTAGGCAGGCATACAAAAAGTAG